A region from the Nitrospiraceae bacterium genome encodes:
- a CDS encoding glycosyltransferase has product MAFFVPVVCGAFLLGLTLYYLSLIALYARNHGLDPVPLCGFEESALPSVTIQLPIRNEGQLAVRVIRHAVALDYPSDRLEIQVLDDSDDETSTIIQQEVCRLRHQQPELDINVIRRTTREGFKAGNLKNGFPMAKGEMLAIFDADFLIPRDFLQRTVHFFTDTKVGIVQARWSYLNRGKSRFTEFQATKLDTHQMFEQAARARAGLWIHFHGSAGIIRKAAIEDAGGWNCLSEVEDVEFSIRANIKKWKLVYLDQFKVPSELPETITGFLVQQMRWKRGWLRILKYYAGDIWKSDFPLSIRLDFLVRLLGSFGPALSLPFTLGALPAFLMGAQYGLQWFVYLEYSLLLVCSVCIRLAEAHYVTGKIDSEMPVRKFGLSSFIPVGFIVNLGMMWAQTQSTLEGLGNVQSWDVTPKSHKYLVQQKAPLPGYIVGTALMCVYATAFFVWSLWTRHLLASGFYMLTMVGASWVITSFLLERFHSKRSPSPTHSLR; this is encoded by the coding sequence TTGGCCTTTTTTGTCCCGGTTGTGTGCGGAGCCTTCCTATTGGGGCTCACCCTCTATTACTTATCTCTGATCGCACTGTACGCACGAAACCACGGGTTGGACCCTGTGCCACTGTGCGGTTTTGAAGAGAGCGCACTCCCATCTGTCACCATACAGCTTCCAATCCGAAACGAAGGCCAACTGGCTGTGCGGGTCATCCGCCATGCGGTGGCACTGGATTATCCCAGTGACCGGCTTGAAATCCAAGTCCTTGACGATTCCGATGATGAAACATCAACCATCATTCAGCAGGAAGTGTGTCGCTTGCGGCATCAGCAGCCGGAACTGGATATCAATGTGATCCGACGAACAACACGGGAAGGATTCAAGGCCGGGAATCTCAAGAACGGGTTTCCCATGGCAAAAGGAGAGATGTTGGCCATATTTGATGCTGATTTTCTTATCCCGCGAGATTTTCTTCAGCGAACCGTCCATTTTTTCACAGACACCAAGGTCGGTATTGTCCAGGCCCGATGGTCTTATCTGAATCGGGGGAAGTCACGTTTTACTGAATTCCAAGCCACAAAACTGGATACACACCAGATGTTCGAGCAGGCCGCACGGGCCCGCGCCGGGCTATGGATTCATTTCCACGGAAGCGCAGGGATCATTCGCAAAGCAGCGATTGAGGACGCAGGTGGGTGGAATTGCCTATCCGAAGTCGAAGATGTCGAGTTCAGTATCCGCGCCAATATCAAGAAGTGGAAGCTTGTTTACCTTGACCAGTTCAAGGTGCCATCGGAGCTTCCGGAAACCATCACCGGATTTCTCGTTCAACAGATGCGTTGGAAGAGAGGATGGCTGAGAATACTAAAATATTATGCCGGGGACATCTGGAAAAGCGACTTTCCACTCTCGATTCGGCTCGATTTTTTGGTACGCCTATTAGGTAGTTTTGGCCCGGCTCTCTCTCTGCCCTTCACCTTAGGGGCACTCCCGGCGTTCCTGATGGGTGCTCAGTATGGTCTTCAGTGGTTCGTCTATCTGGAATACTCGCTGCTGCTCGTCTGCTCTGTCTGTATACGATTGGCTGAAGCGCACTATGTTACGGGGAAGATCGATTCTGAAATGCCGGTGCGGAAATTCGGGCTATCCTCATTCATTCCGGTTGGATTTATTGTGAATCTTGGAATGATGTGGGCCCAGACCCAGAGTACTCTCGAAGGTCTCGGAAATGTCCAAAGTTGGGACGTGACACCAAAATCCCATAAGTATCTAGTACAACAAAAGGCCCCCCTTCCGGGCTATATTGTCGGAACAGCCCTTATGTGTGTATACGCTACGGCTTTTTTCGTGTGGTCTCTGTGGACAAGGCATTTACTGGCGAGTGGATTCTACATGCTGACAATGGTTGGAGCCAGCTGGGTAATCACGTCGTTCTTGCTTGAACGGTTCCATTCCAAGAGGTCTCCCTCTCCGACCCATTCCTTGAGGTGA
- a CDS encoding STAS-like domain-containing protein, with amino-acid sequence MNISIKEITGPYCGEYSDGEKVYEIICGHLKKNEYLTLDFSGIDVLSSSFFNGSIAKLFLDFPSDFLVGHISIIGMKKIDRYVLNRVVRDAEQIKETVFA; translated from the coding sequence ATGAATATTTCAATTAAAGAAATCACTGGTCCTTATTGTGGAGAATATTCCGATGGCGAAAAGGTCTATGAAATAATCTGCGGCCATTTAAAGAAAAACGAGTATTTGACTCTAGATTTTTCTGGAATTGATGTCCTATCTTCTTCGTTTTTTAATGGGTCAATTGCCAAATTATTTCTTGATTTTCCATCAGACTTTCTTGTTGGGCATATTTCGATCATTGGAATGAAGAAAATTGATAGGTATGTTTTAAATCGAGTAGTTCGAGACGCGGAACAAATAAAAGAAACTGTTTTTGCCTAG
- a CDS encoding TVP38/TMEM64 family protein encodes MRNPPPVFRFSPRRLTASFRAKAAALLILPIAVFLVTQHIDIGEIFRPDRLTRWLSQAGPSAPFLFMGLMAVAVIISPIPSLPLDIAAGAAFGPFLGAAYAVMGAELGAIVSFLIGRALGREVLTRLLRMNIAFCETCSDHHLAIFVFLSRLLPIFSFDLISYGAGLTNMSLRMFALVTFLGMIPPTLALTYAGSSVTGGTWLTVVLGLAMVALLLLIPKLVLRYPDSRLVKLLRGGAPVPIPPSTPSQTPTADVVEGPRRCDSCKGPME; translated from the coding sequence GTGCGCAATCCACCCCCCGTTTTCCGTTTTTCTCCCAGGCGGCTGACAGCCTCATTCCGGGCCAAAGCGGCAGCGTTGCTGATCTTGCCGATCGCGGTCTTTTTAGTCACACAGCACATCGACATCGGTGAGATTTTCAGGCCCGACCGGCTCACCCGATGGCTTTCCCAGGCCGGGCCATCGGCCCCTTTCCTGTTTATGGGCTTGATGGCGGTCGCCGTGATTATCAGCCCCATTCCGAGCCTGCCGCTGGACATTGCCGCAGGAGCGGCATTCGGACCGTTTCTTGGTGCCGCCTATGCAGTAATGGGCGCGGAATTGGGAGCCATTGTCAGTTTTCTCATTGGACGAGCCCTGGGACGGGAAGTGCTGACCAGACTCCTGCGGATGAACATTGCCTTCTGTGAAACATGTTCCGACCATCACCTGGCAATTTTTGTGTTCCTGTCCCGGCTACTCCCGATCTTTTCCTTCGACCTGATCAGCTATGGGGCCGGGCTGACCAACATGTCTCTCCGTATGTTTGCATTGGTCACCTTTCTGGGCATGATCCCTCCCACTCTGGCGCTTACCTATGCCGGAAGTTCTGTCACAGGAGGGACCTGGCTCACGGTGGTTCTTGGACTTGCCATGGTGGCGCTGCTCCTTCTCATCCCCAAGCTTGTTCTGCGATATCCCGACTCACGCCTGGTCAAACTCTTGCGGGGAGGGGCCCCGGTTCCAATTCCCCCATCCACTCCATCTCAAACGCCGACTGCGGATGTAGTTGAGGGTCCACGACGTTGCGACTCATGCAAGGGACCGATGGAATAA
- a CDS encoding nuclear transport factor 2 family protein: MSTHTAINLQDRLEDLLAYIRGGRILDAINEFYADDVTMQENDQPPTVGREANLERESQFLNTVKEWKRFDVTAKGVGDDVTFYETVMDWIATDGTPVHVEQVVVAKWQEGRIIHERFYHN, encoded by the coding sequence ATGAGCACACACACCGCCATCAATCTGCAGGACAGACTGGAAGACTTGTTGGCCTACATCCGGGGAGGCCGCATTCTGGATGCCATCAATGAATTCTATGCGGACGATGTAACCATGCAGGAGAACGATCAGCCTCCAACGGTCGGACGAGAAGCCAACCTGGAACGGGAGAGCCAATTTCTCAACACGGTAAAAGAGTGGAAGCGCTTTGATGTGACGGCCAAGGGCGTCGGCGACGACGTGACGTTTTATGAAACGGTCATGGACTGGATAGCTACGGACGGCACTCCGGTTCATGTTGAGCAGGTGGTCGTTGCCAAATGGCAGGAGGGCAGGATTATCCATGAGCGGTTTTATCACAATTAA
- a CDS encoding DUF2442 domain-containing protein, which translates to MSIPGVDHRIPSAQDVTVTDDTLSVDLGDGRTISVPLVWFPRLVNGTPKERNNWRLIGKGEGIHWEDLDEDISIEGLLAGHASGESQASFKK; encoded by the coding sequence ATGAGTATTCCGGGCGTTGACCATCGGATTCCCAGTGCACAGGATGTAACAGTGACAGACGATACCTTAAGTGTCGACTTAGGGGATGGACGAACAATTTCGGTCCCATTGGTATGGTTTCCACGACTTGTTAACGGGACACCAAAAGAACGAAACAATTGGAGATTAATTGGCAAAGGAGAGGGAATCCACTGGGAAGACCTCGATGAAGATATTAGCATTGAGGGCTTACTGGCAGGCCACGCCTCCGGGGAGAGTCAGGCCTCTTTCAAGAAATAG
- a CDS encoding carboxymuconolactone decarboxylase family protein — protein MPRLPALNPETATGQAQRLLKGVESKLGFAPNIMRTMANSPAVLQGYLDFSGALSKGRLPPKFREQIALTVSEVNDCRYCLAAHSAIGRTVGLSEEAIGDSRRGESPDIKEATALEFTRLVVSNRGQVSGEEVAKLRKAGFTDGEITEILGHIALTLFTNYFNHVAGTEVDFPAVAELEARA, from the coding sequence ATGCCACGATTACCTGCACTCAATCCGGAAACCGCCACGGGCCAGGCACAACGTTTGTTGAAAGGCGTGGAAAGTAAGCTGGGGTTCGCGCCCAACATTATGCGGACCATGGCCAACTCGCCGGCCGTCCTTCAGGGGTATCTCGATTTTTCGGGAGCCCTCTCGAAGGGCCGTCTTCCGCCGAAGTTTCGCGAACAAATTGCCTTAACCGTTTCCGAGGTCAATGACTGCCGGTATTGTCTTGCGGCCCATTCGGCCATCGGCCGGACGGTGGGGCTTAGTGAGGAAGCTATCGGTGACAGCCGGCGGGGCGAGTCGCCCGACATCAAGGAGGCCACGGCCCTGGAGTTCACGCGGCTGGTCGTGTCGAACCGCGGACAGGTTTCGGGGGAAGAGGTCGCCAAACTCCGCAAGGCCGGGTTCACGGACGGGGAGATCACGGAGATCCTGGGCCATATTGCCCTGACTCTGTTCACCAATTATTTCAACCACGTGGCCGGGACGGAAGTGGACTTCCCTGCGGTTGCTGAGCTGGAAGCCAGAGCCTAA
- a CDS encoding sigma 54-interacting transcriptional regulator — protein sequence MNTTTPECREGTTLDSLKCLLLDIAQQRSLNDLLWLIVRRLADRPTVVLARIWLIRPGDICSTCRLKEECPDQTKCLHLVASAGRSSEGAKTEWKNTDGYFARFPLGVCKVGRIGKTGEQLVINEMENNLAWIARPDWARQEGIQGFHGQPIIYKGEILGVLAVFEREPVTDEATVWFRMIADHVAVAIANARAFEEIERLKAQLELENTFLKEEVLEAQNFGDIIGQSPAIANLVQQIELVAPTDATAIISGESGTGKELVAREIHRRSQRKEHPLVRVNCASIPKDLYESEFFGHAKGAFTGAMKDRAGRFQAADGGTLFLDEVGEIPLEMQSKLLRVIQEGEYERVGEETTRKVNVRIIAATNRKLAQEVEARRFRQDLYYRLNVFPIEVAPLRNRKEDIPPLAGMFMAQVRKKLNCTGRELTQAEVVKLQNYHWPGNVRELQNIIERAVISSRCGSVKFDLHLPQASGASLKTPIKKNSGNPGEILTEEDIRLQEKANIEAALHKTGWKIYGPGGAAELLGLKPTTLLSRIKKMGIEKVG from the coding sequence ATGAACACGACCACACCAGAGTGCCGGGAGGGCACGACGCTGGATTCCCTGAAATGCCTTTTGCTGGACATCGCCCAGCAACGTTCATTGAACGACTTGTTGTGGCTGATCGTGCGACGGCTGGCGGATCGGCCCACTGTGGTCCTGGCAAGAATCTGGTTGATCCGGCCGGGTGATATCTGCTCCACCTGCCGGTTAAAGGAGGAATGCCCGGATCAGACGAAATGCCTCCATCTCGTAGCCAGTGCGGGCCGGTCAAGCGAGGGTGCCAAAACGGAATGGAAAAACACCGACGGGTACTTTGCCCGCTTTCCGTTGGGCGTCTGTAAGGTGGGACGAATCGGAAAGACGGGCGAGCAACTCGTTATCAATGAGATGGAAAACAATCTCGCCTGGATTGCAAGGCCCGACTGGGCAAGACAGGAAGGCATTCAGGGCTTTCATGGGCAGCCCATTATCTATAAAGGGGAAATTCTTGGTGTGCTGGCCGTCTTCGAACGGGAACCAGTCACCGATGAGGCCACGGTCTGGTTCCGGATGATTGCCGATCATGTGGCGGTGGCCATTGCCAACGCCCGGGCTTTCGAGGAAATCGAACGGCTGAAAGCCCAACTGGAACTGGAAAACACATTCTTAAAAGAAGAAGTCCTGGAAGCGCAGAACTTTGGCGATATTATCGGGCAGAGTCCCGCCATCGCCAACCTGGTGCAACAGATTGAACTGGTGGCCCCCACCGATGCCACCGCAATCATCTCGGGGGAGTCGGGAACCGGAAAAGAACTGGTCGCGCGGGAAATACACCGCCGCAGTCAACGCAAGGAGCATCCGCTCGTGCGGGTCAACTGTGCCTCGATTCCCAAAGATCTCTATGAAAGCGAATTCTTCGGGCATGCCAAAGGCGCCTTCACCGGCGCCATGAAAGACCGCGCCGGACGGTTTCAAGCGGCCGATGGCGGCACGCTGTTTCTGGATGAAGTGGGAGAAATCCCCCTGGAGATGCAAAGCAAACTCCTGCGGGTCATTCAGGAGGGAGAATACGAACGGGTAGGCGAGGAAACCACCAGAAAGGTCAATGTCCGCATTATCGCAGCCACCAACCGGAAGCTGGCTCAGGAAGTGGAAGCCAGAAGATTTCGTCAGGATCTCTATTACCGGTTGAACGTCTTCCCGATTGAAGTCGCCCCACTCCGCAATCGCAAGGAGGATATCCCGCCGTTGGCCGGTATGTTCATGGCCCAGGTCCGCAAAAAACTGAATTGCACGGGACGGGAATTGACCCAGGCCGAAGTGGTGAAATTACAAAACTATCATTGGCCGGGAAACGTGCGGGAATTGCAGAACATCATCGAACGGGCCGTGATTTCCTCCCGGTGCGGATCGGTCAAGTTCGACCTGCACTTGCCGCAAGCCAGCGGAGCCTCACTCAAAACACCCATCAAGAAAAACAGCGGCAACCCCGGCGAGATTCTGACCGAAGAGGACATTCGCCTTCAGGAAAAAGCCAACATCGAAGCCGCATTACACAAAACAGGCTGGAAAATCTACGGCCCCGGCGGAGCTGCGGAACTCCTGGGCCTCAAACCCACCACCCTCCTCTCCCGCATCAAAAAAATGGGGATTGAGAAAGTAGGGTGA
- a CDS encoding DUF2442 domain-containing protein — translation MPKPLEVKPLPNFRLWLRYDDGVSGEVDLSHLAGKGVFKAWDQPDFFRGVRIGPLREISWSDEIDLCPDSLYMKLTKKTPEDMFPNLKTGMNA, via the coding sequence ATGCCGAAACCTTTAGAAGTCAAACCACTTCCCAATTTCCGCCTGTGGCTTCGCTATGATGACGGCGTATCAGGAGAGGTCGACTTGTCCCACCTGGCAGGAAAGGGCGTTTTCAAGGCCTGGGATCAACCGGATTTTTTCAGAGGAGTCCGAATTGGACCTCTCAGAGAAATTTCATGGAGCGATGAAATTGACCTATGCCCGGACTCTCTCTATATGAAACTGACGAAAAAAACACCTGAGGATATGTTTCCAAATCTGAAGACAGGCATGAATGCCTGA
- a CDS encoding nucleotidyltransferase domain-containing protein has protein sequence MKDEKLESAVTYLKQTVPGLLVVYRFGSEAQGTATPGSDIDLAVLAQNRLAPNTLVELQQRLATMLHRDVDLIDLRAISTVMQMQVLSTDDCLFSGDDRAREWFEMVVYASYARLNEERSGILDDVRTRGSVYAG, from the coding sequence ATGAAAGACGAGAAATTAGAATCGGCCGTCACCTATTTAAAGCAGACTGTGCCGGGTCTACTGGTCGTTTACCGGTTTGGCTCCGAGGCCCAGGGTACGGCTACTCCCGGAAGCGATATTGATTTGGCCGTGTTGGCCCAGAATCGGCTTGCGCCAAATACGTTGGTGGAGCTTCAACAACGTCTGGCGACGATGCTTCATCGGGACGTTGATCTGATTGATCTCCGTGCCATTTCCACGGTAATGCAGATGCAGGTTTTGTCCACAGATGATTGTCTGTTCAGCGGAGATGACCGAGCCAGGGAATGGTTTGAAATGGTGGTTTATGCATCCTATGCCCGGCTCAATGAAGAACGGTCCGGGATACTTGACGATGTACGGACTCGAGGATCAGTGTATGCCGGATGA
- a CDS encoding DUF2867 domain-containing protein, giving the protein MDENIQPDTSPKDRLILLTGVTGYIGGRLGGELTKEGYTVRCLARRPEFIRPSLAERCECVQADLLEPESLGRALEGVHTAYYLVHSMGSGGSFESEERQGAENFGREAERAGVQRIIYLGGLGEDRVELSPHLRSRHRVGEILRGFQVPVIEFRASVVIGSGSLSFEMVRALVERLPVMITPRWVSVPTQPIAVGDLLSYLVEGLEIDISGHAIFEIGGTDQVSYGDLMKEYARQRGLKRTMIPVPFLTPRLSSLWLGLVTPVYARVGRKLIDGIRYPTVVRDSSALHRFRVRPRSIREAIASALRNEDQDFAETRWSDALSASGSAQDKHPLRFGNRLVDSRKKFVRVSPEEAFAPIRRIGGGTGYYYGNWLWRLRGFLDLLVGGIGTRRGRRDPEWLQVGDTVDWWRVEDCTPHTRLRLSAEMKLPGRAWLEFEVQPEGDGATIRQTAIFDPLGVAGLAYWYGTYLVHQFVFDGMLEGIASAALREHHSRQERMSTASLSSHSGREVKP; this is encoded by the coding sequence ATGGATGAAAATATTCAACCGGACACATCACCAAAAGACCGGCTCATTCTCCTCACCGGAGTCACGGGGTACATCGGAGGGCGGCTCGGGGGAGAATTGACGAAGGAGGGCTATACCGTCAGATGTCTGGCCCGTCGACCCGAATTCATTCGCCCTTCCCTCGCGGAACGATGTGAGTGTGTTCAAGCCGATCTTCTTGAGCCGGAATCCCTGGGCCGCGCCCTTGAAGGCGTGCATACCGCGTATTACCTGGTCCACTCCATGGGCTCCGGCGGATCATTTGAGTCGGAAGAACGTCAGGGAGCCGAGAACTTCGGCAGAGAGGCCGAGCGGGCCGGGGTTCAACGCATTATCTATCTGGGCGGGTTAGGTGAAGACCGTGTCGAATTGTCGCCCCATTTACGGAGTCGTCATCGGGTCGGGGAGATCCTGCGGGGCTTCCAGGTTCCGGTTATCGAATTTCGGGCATCCGTGGTCATTGGATCGGGGAGCCTTTCATTTGAAATGGTTCGTGCCCTGGTTGAACGGCTGCCGGTCATGATCACGCCCCGGTGGGTATCCGTTCCGACGCAACCTATTGCCGTCGGAGACCTGCTCTCCTATCTCGTGGAGGGACTGGAAATAGACATCAGTGGTCATGCCATCTTCGAAATCGGCGGAACCGATCAGGTTTCCTATGGGGATCTGATGAAGGAATACGCCCGCCAACGCGGGTTGAAACGGACCATGATCCCCGTTCCCTTCCTGACCCCCAGACTGTCCAGTCTCTGGTTGGGACTGGTTACCCCGGTCTATGCCCGTGTGGGACGCAAGCTGATCGATGGCATTCGTTATCCGACTGTGGTTCGTGACTCCTCCGCGCTCCACCGTTTCCGCGTTCGACCCCGGAGCATACGTGAGGCTATTGCCAGTGCCTTACGGAATGAAGATCAGGACTTTGCGGAAACCCGCTGGTCGGATGCCTTATCAGCTTCCGGCAGCGCGCAGGACAAACATCCTTTGCGGTTTGGGAATCGCCTGGTGGATTCCCGGAAAAAATTTGTCCGGGTTTCTCCGGAGGAGGCCTTCGCCCCGATTCGCCGGATCGGGGGAGGGACCGGCTATTACTATGGCAACTGGCTCTGGCGGCTGCGAGGATTTCTGGATTTGTTGGTGGGCGGCATCGGCACCCGTCGAGGACGCCGGGACCCGGAGTGGTTACAGGTCGGAGATACCGTTGATTGGTGGCGGGTGGAAGATTGTACTCCTCATACCCGCCTCCGCTTATCGGCGGAGATGAAGCTCCCGGGTCGGGCTTGGCTCGAATTCGAGGTCCAGCCGGAGGGGGATGGCGCAACTATCAGGCAGACCGCGATCTTTGACCCCCTGGGCGTAGCCGGACTCGCCTATTGGTACGGCACCTATCTCGTGCATCAATTCGTTTTTGACGGCATGCTGGAGGGAATCGCCTCGGCCGCTTTGCGGGAACACCACTCCCGGCAGGAAAGGATGTCAACCGCCTCTCTCTCCTCCCATTCAGGCCGTGAGGTAAAGCCCTGA
- a CDS encoding DEAD/DEAH box helicase family protein translates to MMDDFTPGQRWVSDNEAALGLGIVQSVAFRTVQIEFPAANEIRTYAKATAPLTRVEFGVGDSIKSMDGGRLSITKIEHVGGTVRYHGLRESGEPATMHERELPDALTFHLPQDKLFAGQVDDNRWFELRAATLQHLATQQTSSSFGLHGPRVSLIPHQIYIAHEVSKRTAPRVLLADEVGLGKTIEAGLILHRLILTGKIHRALVIVPEPLLHQWLVELLRRFNLRFTIIDEQYFSHIPEAFDNPEESVPPENFFDQFSLVLCGLHFACRDDIAPLIAMCHWDILVVDEAHHLRWTPSESSREYRQIEILANQSDSVLLLTATPEQFGTAGHFARLRLLDPARFHSLDSYLAEEEHHAATAVLVNLLLDHQTITEDDLAHVRSLMDDSDAIDLAAINAANDDAYTLRRHLIDRLIDQYGTGRMVFRNTRATISGFPRRHFIPALLDDDRNETRIDWLSNKLRELSPHKVLLICGTPETAVSLSTILLKNHGLPAGAFHEHMSLLERDRAAAWFADAEDGAQILICSEIGGEGRNFQFLHHIVLFDLPENPDLLEQRIGRLDRIGQQHDIHIHVPVAEGSRGARLSRWYHDALNAFEHCCVTGQHIKAEMEEQFAAYLASDHLNEDRFIEECRQLHEQKTRQLNLGRNRLLELSGCRQEIAAPLIQEITHNEQENILLGYLENAFDCFGVEIEDHSPGSWIVRPGAHLQVAQFPELPEDGITVTTNREKALAREDMQFLSWEHPLVRATIDLVLNGERGRVSVCALHLPQLPPRNILIEAIFESNCPAPAGLEIGRYLPCHALRLLVNQEGENYTQQLPPDNYETLLEKINREVAQELIASTRATLKKQVQHIEEIAAQQLPVLRNAAIAAMHQELDNELQRLLTLQKRNPTIRDEEVQLLRTKISDVEKHLQSSTLHLSALRVIYTF, encoded by the coding sequence ATGATGGATGATTTTACTCCTGGCCAACGCTGGGTGAGTGACAATGAGGCGGCACTCGGGTTGGGCATCGTCCAATCTGTGGCCTTTCGCACGGTTCAAATTGAATTTCCCGCCGCTAATGAAATACGCACGTATGCAAAAGCCACGGCTCCCTTGACACGCGTTGAATTTGGTGTGGGTGATTCAATAAAAAGTATGGATGGTGGGCGTCTTTCGATCACCAAAATAGAACATGTCGGCGGCACAGTGCGCTACCACGGGCTTCGAGAAAGTGGTGAGCCTGCCACCATGCATGAACGTGAACTGCCCGATGCACTCACGTTTCATTTACCTCAAGACAAACTGTTTGCCGGGCAAGTTGACGACAACAGATGGTTTGAGTTGCGTGCCGCCACGTTGCAACACCTCGCCACACAACAAACATCATCAAGCTTTGGCCTTCACGGGCCACGTGTCAGCCTGATTCCACATCAAATCTATATTGCCCATGAAGTATCAAAGCGCACCGCCCCGCGTGTTCTGCTCGCCGATGAAGTGGGGCTCGGTAAAACCATTGAGGCCGGCTTAATTCTGCACCGTCTGATACTGACCGGAAAAATACACCGTGCATTAGTTATCGTCCCGGAACCACTACTGCATCAGTGGCTGGTAGAATTGCTCCGGCGCTTTAACCTGCGCTTCACCATAATCGATGAGCAATATTTTTCACATATCCCCGAGGCATTCGACAATCCGGAAGAATCGGTCCCTCCTGAAAACTTCTTCGACCAATTCTCTCTCGTGTTATGCGGATTACACTTTGCCTGCCGCGATGATATCGCGCCGTTAATTGCCATGTGTCATTGGGATATATTGGTCGTCGATGAGGCGCACCATCTTAGGTGGACGCCGAGTGAGAGCAGCCGGGAGTATCGACAAATCGAAATTTTAGCGAATCAGTCAGATTCAGTCTTGTTATTAACAGCCACACCCGAGCAATTTGGCACGGCAGGGCATTTTGCCCGTTTGCGACTCCTCGACCCGGCGCGTTTCCACTCGCTCGACAGCTACTTAGCCGAGGAGGAACACCATGCCGCGACTGCCGTGCTGGTAAATCTTCTACTCGATCATCAGACCATAACTGAAGATGATCTAGCCCATGTACGTTCGCTCATGGATGATAGCGATGCAATTGATCTGGCAGCCATCAATGCCGCTAATGACGATGCCTACACACTTCGACGACACCTCATCGATCGCTTGATTGATCAATACGGCACTGGCCGTATGGTATTCCGGAACACGCGTGCGACGATCAGCGGGTTTCCCCGGCGTCACTTCATTCCTGCTCTACTCGACGACGACAGAAACGAGACCCGTATTGACTGGCTTTCCAATAAACTACGAGAACTATCGCCGCACAAGGTTCTCCTGATTTGCGGGACCCCCGAGACCGCGGTTTCCCTATCAACAATATTGCTAAAAAACCATGGCCTGCCAGCCGGTGCTTTTCACGAACACATGAGTCTCCTGGAACGAGACCGCGCTGCCGCCTGGTTTGCCGATGCCGAAGACGGTGCGCAAATATTGATTTGCTCGGAGATTGGCGGCGAAGGCAGAAATTTTCAATTTCTCCATCATATCGTCTTGTTCGACTTACCCGAAAACCCCGACTTGCTGGAGCAACGCATTGGCCGCCTGGATAGAATCGGGCAGCAGCACGATATCCATATTCACGTGCCTGTCGCGGAAGGTTCAAGAGGCGCGCGACTGAGCCGCTGGTACCATGATGCACTCAATGCGTTTGAGCATTGTTGCGTAACCGGCCAACACATCAAGGCCGAAATGGAAGAACAATTTGCTGCTTACCTTGCCAGCGACCACCTCAATGAGGACCGGTTCATCGAGGAATGCAGGCAACTGCACGAGCAAAAGACCAGGCAACTCAACCTTGGGCGCAACCGGTTGCTCGAACTCAGCGGTTGCCGTCAGGAAATTGCTGCCCCGCTGATTCAAGAAATCACACACAATGAACAGGAGAACATTTTATTAGGATACCTTGAAAATGCCTTTGATTGTTTTGGGGTTGAAATTGAAGATCATTCGCCAGGCAGTTGGATCGTACGACCGGGTGCTCATTTACAGGTGGCACAATTTCCTGAGTTACCCGAAGACGGCATCACCGTGACGACCAATCGCGAGAAGGCCCTTGCGCGGGAAGACATGCAATTCCTGAGTTGGGAACACCCATTAGTGCGTGCGACAATCGACCTGGTTTTGAACGGAGAACGAGGCCGGGTCAGCGTCTGCGCGTTACACCTGCCACAACTTCCGCCTCGCAATATTTTAATCGAAGCCATATTCGAATCGAACTGCCCTGCACCCGCCGGATTAGAGATCGGACGCTACCTTCCTTGCCACGCACTGCGCCTGCTGGTCAACCAGGAAGGGGAAAACTATACCCAGCAACTACCACCTGACAACTACGAAACTTTACTGGAAAAGATCAATCGGGAAGTCGCACAGGAATTGATCGCGAGCACACGTGCGACATTAAAAAAACAGGTGCAACACATTGAGGAAATCGCCGCACAACAGCTCCCGGTGCTCCGCAATGCTGCCATCGCCGCGATGCATCAAGAATTAGATAACGAGTTACAGCGTCTCCTCACCCTGCAAAAGCGCAACCCGACCATTCGCGATGAAGAAGTGCAATTACTGCGCACGAAAATTTCCGATGTGGAAAAGCATTTGCAAAGCAGTACCCTCCATCTGTCCGCCCTGCGTGTCATTTATACGTTTTAA